Within Porites lutea chromosome 2, jaPorLute2.1, whole genome shotgun sequence, the genomic segment attaatccttaatagtaCGAGGTCTCATGGGATTACTtgtttatcaataaagggcaaaatttaTACGAAGGAAAATCACGCGCGCAGTCTATTTTTATCTGGGAAGCCTGTTTAGCGCTACGGCAAATCATCAATCAAATTGAACTGACCAATCGattcaatgaaattttattctccaaAACTGTGTCGTGATACACTGCCAAAAGTCTAGAAAACAAAGCTCATTTCAACAGAGCGTTTCTgccaacagaaaaacaacaaagtgcttttaactgaacaaaacacaGTTTAATCTGAGTCCGAATCCTGGAGCATGATTCTCTTGTAAGCCCGCTTGCTCTGGCTAAGACTGGATTGCAAAGAatggtttcctgcgacgttgagcGTTACATTGCAATGGCTGAAATTGTAGACATGGCTGGAAGCTGACCTGGACTGAGTTTGAACTGATGACAATGGATGGAGAACTTGTCTTGAAGTGGAAGCAGGCTTGGCATTGTCGATGATGTTGGACATGATTTTCTGCTCGTTTTCATCACCGGAGTCGTAGTCATCTAGGCCCTGCTCGGAGTTGTGACCCGTTATGTTTTTGATCTCGCATTTTGGAATACCGgagcttttcaatttcttcacaaCGGTCTTTCTTGCACTGTGGTTGGTTAGCTTCTTTTCGGGGCAGACATCTTTTAACGGTGAgtcctctttcattgttttcattatgtTATTGATTGTATTCTTGCCCATCGGTGTTTTCTTGTACCACACGGCGCTGGTTTGAGGCTTGTCGATAACAGCCAGGTAAAACGGccctgttttcttcatttcttctggACGTTTTTCCAGGTATTGTTTAAACAGAGCAACGGGGCACCTCTTCTCGCCTGTGGCGAACATCTTGGGAGTAGCTAGCCGAGGTTTCACTCGGAGACCACCTTGCCTAGTCTTTGTAGGCCCTTCGGAAAAAGTGATGAACTCGACGCCATCATCATCCTTTTCGATGGAAAAATCTTCGACCATCATGTCGTGGTGCTCTTGTCGACCACGTAAaccaaaatgcattgttagCAGCCACCACATTGTGTTTATCAAAGAGCGAGGGGTTTGGTTGCCTAACTGGCCGTTTTGCCATAGtatctcctcttcttccttcgtcaggctttttgctttgttgggtCGTTTTCCCATCCCTTGTTCGCGCAGCTTTCTCGCCTTCCCTTCCAACACTTTCCTCGAAGACAGGAACtctgtatccctcacgatagactttggataatttttgcttcttaaatGTCGATCTAAAGCCGCCTGCATCACCTTTAGCGAGTCTGGCTCGTAGTCTTGgccgttttcttttctcagcTCAGCGTAGAATTGCGAAAGGGCTTCGTTCAATTCTGGGATGTCGTAGCTTTCTAGCTGTTCCTCCTTTCCCCTAGTTTTCgcccacttttcaaaaattcctttCCAATAGCCTGTGcttcgttttgtgtttttgttttcactttcgcaTTTCAA encodes:
- the LOC140926007 gene encoding uncharacterized protein KIAA1958-like, producing the protein MACRFIEADDELIELLKCESENKNTKRSTGYWKGIFEKWAKTRGKEEQLESYDIPELNEALSQFYAELRKENGQDYEPDSLKVMQAALDRHLRSKNYPKSIVRDTEFLSSRKVLEGKARKLREQGMGKRPNKAKSLTKEEEEILWQNGQLGNQTPRSLINTMWWLLTMHFGLRGRQEHHDMMVEDFSIEKDDDGVEFITFSEGPTKTRQGGLRVKPRLATPKMFATGEKRCPVALFKQYLEKRPEEMKKTGPFYLAVIDKPQTSAVWYKKTPMGKNTINNIMKTMKEDSPLKDVCPEKKLTNHSARKTVVKKLKSSGIPKCEIKNITGHNSEQGLDDYDSGDENEQKIMSNIIDNAKPASTSRQVLHPLSSVQTQSRSASSHVYNFSHCNVTLNVAGNHSLQSSLSQSKRAYKRIMLQDSDSD